In Kogia breviceps isolate mKogBre1 chromosome 19, mKogBre1 haplotype 1, whole genome shotgun sequence, a single genomic region encodes these proteins:
- the ANKRD13B gene encoding ankyrin repeat domain-containing protein 13B isoform X5: MKWEFTSWVPLVSKICPSDTYKVWKSGQNLRVDTTLLGFDHMTWQRGNRSFVFRGQDTSAVVMEIDHDRRVVYTETLALAGQDRELLLAAAQPTEEQVLSRLTAPVVTTQLDTKNISFERNKTGILGWRSEKTEMVNGYEAKVYGASNVELITRTRTEHLSEQHKGKVKGCKTPLQSFLGIAEQHGGPQNGTLITQTLSQANPTAITAEEYFNPNFELGNRDMGRPMELTTKTQKFKAKLWLCEEHPLSLCEQVAPIIDLMAVSNALFAKLRDFITLRLPPGFPVKIEIPIFHILNARITFGNLNGCDEPVPLVRGSPSSETPSPGSDSSSVSSSSSTTSCRGCEISPALFEAPRGYSVLGGQREVATRDDDDDLLQFAIQQSLLEAGSEYDQVTIWEALTNSKPGTHPMSYEGRRQDRSAPPTPQRQSTTPAGLASVPSPRPSPRPGQGGHVFRSYDEQLRLAMELSAQEQEERRRRARQEEEELERILRLSLTEQ; encoded by the exons ATGAAATGGGAGTTCACTAGCTGGG TGCCCCTGGTGTCCAAGATCTGCCCCAGTGACACCTACAAAGTGTGGAAGAGTGGGCAGAACCTTCGGGTAGACACCACACTTCTGGGCTTTGACCACATGACGTGGCAGCGAGGGAACCGCAGCTTTGTCTTCAGGGGCCAAG ACACGAGCGCCGTGGTCATGGAGATTGACCACGACCGCCGGGTGGTGTACACAGAGACCCTGGCTCTGGCCGGGCAGGACCGTGAGCTACTGCTGGCTGCTGCCCAGCCCACCGAGGAGCAGGTGCTGAGCCGGCTCACCGCACCCGTCGTCACCACGCAGCTCGACACCAAGAACATTTCCTTTGAGAG GAACAAGACCGGCATCCTGGGCTGGCGCAGCGAGAAGACCGAGATGGTGAATGGGTATGAAGCCAAG GTATATGGGGCATCCAATGTGGAGCTCATCACCCGGACACGGACAGAGCATCTTTCAGAACAGCACAAGGGCAAGGTCAAAG GCTGTAAGACACCTCTGCAGTCCTTCCTGGGAATTGCTGAGCAGCATGGGGGCCCCCAAAAtggg ACCCTGATCACTCAGACTCTGAGCCAAGCCAACCCCACTGCCATCACCGCAGAAGAGTACTTCAATCCCAACTTTGAGCTTGGCAACCGTGACATGGGCCGACCCATGGAACTGACCACCAAGACACAGAA GTTCAAGGCCAAGCTGTGGCTGTGTGAGGAGCATCCCCTGTCCCTGTGTGAGCAGGTGGCCCCCATCATTGACCTCATGGCCGTCAGCAATGCACTTTTCGCCAAGCTCCGGGATTTCATTACCCTGCGCCTGCCTCCGGGATTCCCTGTCAAAATTG AAATCCCGATTTTCCACATCCTCAACGCCCGCATCACCTTCGGGAACCTCAATGGCTGCGATGAGCCAGTGCCGTTGGTGCGAGGCAGCCCCAGCAGCGAGACCCCTTCCCCAGGCAGTGACTCCTCCAGTGTCAGCAGCTCCAGTTCCACGA CCTCGTGCCGCGGCTGCGAGATCTCCCCCGCGTTGTTCGAGGCCCCACGCGGCTACAGCGTGCTGGGCGGCCAGCGAGAGGTCGCCACCCGCGACGACGATGACGACCTGCTGCAGTTCGCCATCCAGCAGAGCCTGCTTGAGGCGGGCAGTGAGTATGACCAG GTCACCATCTGGGAGGCGCTAACCAACAGCAAACCGGGCACTCACCCTATGTCCTACGAGGGTCGCCGACAGGACAG GAGCGCTCCGCCCACGCCGCAGCGCCAGTCCACAACCCCCGCGGGCCTGGCGTCAGTCCCCAGCCCTCGGCCCAGCCCGCGCCCTGGCCAAGGCGGCCACGTGTTCCGGAGCTACGATGAGCAGCTGCGGCTGGCCATGGAGCTGTCTGCGCAGGAGCAGGAggagcggcggcggcgcgcgcgccaggaggaggaggagctggaacGCATCCTGCGGCTCTCTCTGACTGAGCAGTAG
- the ANKRD13B gene encoding ankyrin repeat domain-containing protein 13B isoform X3, with the protein MIPANASARKGPEGKYPLHYLVWHNRHRELEKEVRAGQVDIEQLDPRGRTPLHLATTLGHLECARVLLAHGADVGRENRSGWTVLQEAVSTRDLELVQLVLRYRDYQRVVKRLAGIPVLLEKLRKAQDFYVEMKWEFTSWVPLVSKICPSDTYKVWKSGQNLRVDTTLLGFDHMTWQRGNRSFVFRGQDTSAVVMEIDHDRRVVYTETLALAGQDRELLLAAAQPTEEQVLSRLTAPVVTTQLDTKNISFERNKTGILGWRSEKTEMVNGYEAKVYGASNVELITRTRTEHLSEQHKGKVKGCKTPLQSFLGIAEQHGGPQNGTLITQTLSQANPTAITAEEYFNPNFELGNRDMGRPMELTTKTQKFKAKLWLCEEHPLSLCEQVAPIIDLMAVSNALFAKLRDFITLRLPPGFPVKIEIPIFHILNARITFGNLNGCDEPVPLVRGSPSSETPSPGSDSSSVSSSSSTTSCRGCEISPALFEAPRGYSVLGGQREVATRDDDDDLLQFAIQQSLLEAGSEYDQVTIWEALTNSKPGTHPMSYEGRRQDRSAPPTPQRQSTTPAGLASVPSPRPSPRPGQGGHVFRSYDEQLRLAMELSAQEQEERRRRARQEEEELERILRLSLTEQ; encoded by the exons GTGGACATCGAGCAGCTGGATCCCCGTGGGCGGACTCCCCTGCACTTGGCCACCACCCTGGGGCACCTTGAGTGTGCCCGCGTGCTCCTGGCACACGGCGCAGATGTGGGCAGGGAGAATCGCAGCGGCTGGACAG TGCTTCAGGAAGCTGTGAGTACCCGGGACCTGGAGCTGGTGCAGCTGGTGCTGCGGTACCGGGACTACCAGCGGGTGGTGAAGCGGTTGGCAGGCATCCCTGTGCTCCTGGAGAAGCTGCGCAAG GCCCAGGACTTCTACGTGGAGATGAAATGGGAGTTCACTAGCTGGG TGCCCCTGGTGTCCAAGATCTGCCCCAGTGACACCTACAAAGTGTGGAAGAGTGGGCAGAACCTTCGGGTAGACACCACACTTCTGGGCTTTGACCACATGACGTGGCAGCGAGGGAACCGCAGCTTTGTCTTCAGGGGCCAAG ACACGAGCGCCGTGGTCATGGAGATTGACCACGACCGCCGGGTGGTGTACACAGAGACCCTGGCTCTGGCCGGGCAGGACCGTGAGCTACTGCTGGCTGCTGCCCAGCCCACCGAGGAGCAGGTGCTGAGCCGGCTCACCGCACCCGTCGTCACCACGCAGCTCGACACCAAGAACATTTCCTTTGAGAG GAACAAGACCGGCATCCTGGGCTGGCGCAGCGAGAAGACCGAGATGGTGAATGGGTATGAAGCCAAG GTATATGGGGCATCCAATGTGGAGCTCATCACCCGGACACGGACAGAGCATCTTTCAGAACAGCACAAGGGCAAGGTCAAAG GCTGTAAGACACCTCTGCAGTCCTTCCTGGGAATTGCTGAGCAGCATGGGGGCCCCCAAAAtggg ACCCTGATCACTCAGACTCTGAGCCAAGCCAACCCCACTGCCATCACCGCAGAAGAGTACTTCAATCCCAACTTTGAGCTTGGCAACCGTGACATGGGCCGACCCATGGAACTGACCACCAAGACACAGAA GTTCAAGGCCAAGCTGTGGCTGTGTGAGGAGCATCCCCTGTCCCTGTGTGAGCAGGTGGCCCCCATCATTGACCTCATGGCCGTCAGCAATGCACTTTTCGCCAAGCTCCGGGATTTCATTACCCTGCGCCTGCCTCCGGGATTCCCTGTCAAAATTG AAATCCCGATTTTCCACATCCTCAACGCCCGCATCACCTTCGGGAACCTCAATGGCTGCGATGAGCCAGTGCCGTTGGTGCGAGGCAGCCCCAGCAGCGAGACCCCTTCCCCAGGCAGTGACTCCTCCAGTGTCAGCAGCTCCAGTTCCACGA CCTCGTGCCGCGGCTGCGAGATCTCCCCCGCGTTGTTCGAGGCCCCACGCGGCTACAGCGTGCTGGGCGGCCAGCGAGAGGTCGCCACCCGCGACGACGATGACGACCTGCTGCAGTTCGCCATCCAGCAGAGCCTGCTTGAGGCGGGCAGTGAGTATGACCAG GTCACCATCTGGGAGGCGCTAACCAACAGCAAACCGGGCACTCACCCTATGTCCTACGAGGGTCGCCGACAGGACAG GAGCGCTCCGCCCACGCCGCAGCGCCAGTCCACAACCCCCGCGGGCCTGGCGTCAGTCCCCAGCCCTCGGCCCAGCCCGCGCCCTGGCCAAGGCGGCCACGTGTTCCGGAGCTACGATGAGCAGCTGCGGCTGGCCATGGAGCTGTCTGCGCAGGAGCAGGAggagcggcggcggcgcgcgcgccaggaggaggaggagctggaacGCATCCTGCGGCTCTCTCTGACTGAGCAGTAG
- the ANKRD13B gene encoding ankyrin repeat domain-containing protein 13B isoform X4 yields MKWEFTSWVPLVSKICPSDTYKVWKSGQNLRVDTTLLGFDHMTWQRGNRSFVFRGQDTSAVVMEIDHDRRVVYTETLALAGQDRELLLAAAQPTEEQVLSRLTAPVVTTQLDTKNISFERNKTGILGWRSEKTEMVNGYEAKVYGASNVELITRTRTEHLSEQHKGKVKGCKTPLQSFLGIAEQHGGPQNGTLITQTLSQANPTAITAEEYFNPNFELGNRDMGRPMELTTKTQKFKAKLWLCEEHPLSLCEQVAPIIDLMAVSNALFAKLRDFITLRLPPGFPVKIEIPIFHILNARITFGNLNGCDEPVPLVRGSPSSETPSPGSDSSSVSSSSSTTSCRGCEISPALFEAPRGYSVLGGQREVATRDDDDDLLQFAIQQSLLEAGSEYDQVTIWEALTNSKPGTHPMSYEGRRQDRSVPARPERVWRRLFPHLPHTCTENTRALSRCVWTLPHEHPSWPRGTMVPSSGTLLVSRWRLPPPPPVPDSGVGEQYSKRGLRAFTDPRQTECRGWGSRRLGGWAS; encoded by the exons ATGAAATGGGAGTTCACTAGCTGGG TGCCCCTGGTGTCCAAGATCTGCCCCAGTGACACCTACAAAGTGTGGAAGAGTGGGCAGAACCTTCGGGTAGACACCACACTTCTGGGCTTTGACCACATGACGTGGCAGCGAGGGAACCGCAGCTTTGTCTTCAGGGGCCAAG ACACGAGCGCCGTGGTCATGGAGATTGACCACGACCGCCGGGTGGTGTACACAGAGACCCTGGCTCTGGCCGGGCAGGACCGTGAGCTACTGCTGGCTGCTGCCCAGCCCACCGAGGAGCAGGTGCTGAGCCGGCTCACCGCACCCGTCGTCACCACGCAGCTCGACACCAAGAACATTTCCTTTGAGAG GAACAAGACCGGCATCCTGGGCTGGCGCAGCGAGAAGACCGAGATGGTGAATGGGTATGAAGCCAAG GTATATGGGGCATCCAATGTGGAGCTCATCACCCGGACACGGACAGAGCATCTTTCAGAACAGCACAAGGGCAAGGTCAAAG GCTGTAAGACACCTCTGCAGTCCTTCCTGGGAATTGCTGAGCAGCATGGGGGCCCCCAAAAtggg ACCCTGATCACTCAGACTCTGAGCCAAGCCAACCCCACTGCCATCACCGCAGAAGAGTACTTCAATCCCAACTTTGAGCTTGGCAACCGTGACATGGGCCGACCCATGGAACTGACCACCAAGACACAGAA GTTCAAGGCCAAGCTGTGGCTGTGTGAGGAGCATCCCCTGTCCCTGTGTGAGCAGGTGGCCCCCATCATTGACCTCATGGCCGTCAGCAATGCACTTTTCGCCAAGCTCCGGGATTTCATTACCCTGCGCCTGCCTCCGGGATTCCCTGTCAAAATTG AAATCCCGATTTTCCACATCCTCAACGCCCGCATCACCTTCGGGAACCTCAATGGCTGCGATGAGCCAGTGCCGTTGGTGCGAGGCAGCCCCAGCAGCGAGACCCCTTCCCCAGGCAGTGACTCCTCCAGTGTCAGCAGCTCCAGTTCCACGA CCTCGTGCCGCGGCTGCGAGATCTCCCCCGCGTTGTTCGAGGCCCCACGCGGCTACAGCGTGCTGGGCGGCCAGCGAGAGGTCGCCACCCGCGACGACGATGACGACCTGCTGCAGTTCGCCATCCAGCAGAGCCTGCTTGAGGCGGGCAGTGAGTATGACCAG GTCACCATCTGGGAGGCGCTAACCAACAGCAAACCGGGCACTCACCCTATGTCCTACGAGGGTCGCCGACAGGACAGGTCAGTGCCCGCCCGTCCTGAGAGGGTTTGGAGACGCCtattcccccacctcccacacaCGTGCACAGAGAACACCAGGGCCCTGTCACGGTGCGTATGGACACTGCCGCATGAGCACCCCTCTTGGCCCAGAGGAACCATGGTACCGTCATCAGGGACCCTACTGGTTTCAAGATGGcgtctaccaccaccaccacccgttCCTGACTCAGGGGTGGGTGAGCAGTACTCCAAACGCGGCCTTAGAGCCTTCACAGACCCTCGCCAGACAGAATGTCGGGGCTGGGGTTCTAGAAGACTGGGAGGATGGGCTTCGTAG
- the ANKRD13B gene encoding ankyrin repeat domain-containing protein 13B isoform X1: MIPANASARKGPEGKYPLHYLVWHNRHRELEKEVRAGQVDIEQLDPRGRTPLHLATTLGHLECARVLLAHGADVGRENRSGWTVLQEAVSTRDLELVQLVLRYRDYQRVVKRLAGIPVLLEKLRKAQDFYVEMKWEFTSWVPLVSKICPSDTYKVWKSGQNLRVDTTLLGFDHMTWQRGNRSFVFRGQDTSAVVMEIDHDRRVVYTETLALAGQDRELLLAAAQPTEEQVLSRLTAPVVTTQLDTKNISFERNKTGILGWRSEKTEMVNGYEAKVYGASNVELITRTRTEHLSEQHKGKVKGCKTPLQSFLGIAEQHGGPQNGTLITQTLSQANPTAITAEEYFNPNFELGNRDMGRPMELTTKTQKFKAKLWLCEEHPLSLCEQVAPIIDLMAVSNALFAKLRDFITLRLPPGFPVKIEIPIFHILNARITFGNLNGCDEPVPLVRGSPSSETPSPGSDSSSVSSSSSTTSCRGCEISPALFEAPRGYSVLGGQREVATRDDDDDLLQFAIQQSLLEAGSEYDQVTIWEALTNSKPGTHPMSYEGRRQDRSVPARPERVWRRLFPHLPHTCTENTRALSRCVWTLPHEHPSWPRGTMVPSSGTLLVSRWRLPPPPPVPDSGVGEQYSKRGLRAFTDPRQTECRGWGSRRLGGWAS, from the exons GTGGACATCGAGCAGCTGGATCCCCGTGGGCGGACTCCCCTGCACTTGGCCACCACCCTGGGGCACCTTGAGTGTGCCCGCGTGCTCCTGGCACACGGCGCAGATGTGGGCAGGGAGAATCGCAGCGGCTGGACAG TGCTTCAGGAAGCTGTGAGTACCCGGGACCTGGAGCTGGTGCAGCTGGTGCTGCGGTACCGGGACTACCAGCGGGTGGTGAAGCGGTTGGCAGGCATCCCTGTGCTCCTGGAGAAGCTGCGCAAG GCCCAGGACTTCTACGTGGAGATGAAATGGGAGTTCACTAGCTGGG TGCCCCTGGTGTCCAAGATCTGCCCCAGTGACACCTACAAAGTGTGGAAGAGTGGGCAGAACCTTCGGGTAGACACCACACTTCTGGGCTTTGACCACATGACGTGGCAGCGAGGGAACCGCAGCTTTGTCTTCAGGGGCCAAG ACACGAGCGCCGTGGTCATGGAGATTGACCACGACCGCCGGGTGGTGTACACAGAGACCCTGGCTCTGGCCGGGCAGGACCGTGAGCTACTGCTGGCTGCTGCCCAGCCCACCGAGGAGCAGGTGCTGAGCCGGCTCACCGCACCCGTCGTCACCACGCAGCTCGACACCAAGAACATTTCCTTTGAGAG GAACAAGACCGGCATCCTGGGCTGGCGCAGCGAGAAGACCGAGATGGTGAATGGGTATGAAGCCAAG GTATATGGGGCATCCAATGTGGAGCTCATCACCCGGACACGGACAGAGCATCTTTCAGAACAGCACAAGGGCAAGGTCAAAG GCTGTAAGACACCTCTGCAGTCCTTCCTGGGAATTGCTGAGCAGCATGGGGGCCCCCAAAAtggg ACCCTGATCACTCAGACTCTGAGCCAAGCCAACCCCACTGCCATCACCGCAGAAGAGTACTTCAATCCCAACTTTGAGCTTGGCAACCGTGACATGGGCCGACCCATGGAACTGACCACCAAGACACAGAA GTTCAAGGCCAAGCTGTGGCTGTGTGAGGAGCATCCCCTGTCCCTGTGTGAGCAGGTGGCCCCCATCATTGACCTCATGGCCGTCAGCAATGCACTTTTCGCCAAGCTCCGGGATTTCATTACCCTGCGCCTGCCTCCGGGATTCCCTGTCAAAATTG AAATCCCGATTTTCCACATCCTCAACGCCCGCATCACCTTCGGGAACCTCAATGGCTGCGATGAGCCAGTGCCGTTGGTGCGAGGCAGCCCCAGCAGCGAGACCCCTTCCCCAGGCAGTGACTCCTCCAGTGTCAGCAGCTCCAGTTCCACGA CCTCGTGCCGCGGCTGCGAGATCTCCCCCGCGTTGTTCGAGGCCCCACGCGGCTACAGCGTGCTGGGCGGCCAGCGAGAGGTCGCCACCCGCGACGACGATGACGACCTGCTGCAGTTCGCCATCCAGCAGAGCCTGCTTGAGGCGGGCAGTGAGTATGACCAG GTCACCATCTGGGAGGCGCTAACCAACAGCAAACCGGGCACTCACCCTATGTCCTACGAGGGTCGCCGACAGGACAGGTCAGTGCCCGCCCGTCCTGAGAGGGTTTGGAGACGCCtattcccccacctcccacacaCGTGCACAGAGAACACCAGGGCCCTGTCACGGTGCGTATGGACACTGCCGCATGAGCACCCCTCTTGGCCCAGAGGAACCATGGTACCGTCATCAGGGACCCTACTGGTTTCAAGATGGcgtctaccaccaccaccacccgttCCTGACTCAGGGGTGGGTGAGCAGTACTCCAAACGCGGCCTTAGAGCCTTCACAGACCCTCGCCAGACAGAATGTCGGGGCTGGGGTTCTAGAAGACTGGGAGGATGGGCTTCGTAG
- the ANKRD13B gene encoding ankyrin repeat domain-containing protein 13B isoform X2 — protein MIPANASARKGPEGKYPLHYLVWHNRHRELEKEVRAGQVDIEQLDPRGRTPLHLATTLGHLECARVLLAHGADVGRENRSGWTVLQEAVSTRDLELVQLVLRYRDYQRVVKRLAGIPVLLEKLRKAQDFYVEMKWEFTSWVPLVSKICPSDTYKVWKSGQNLRVDTTLLGFDHMTWQRGNRSFVFRGQETLALAGQDRELLLAAAQPTEEQVLSRLTAPVVTTQLDTKNISFERNKTGILGWRSEKTEMVNGYEAKVYGASNVELITRTRTEHLSEQHKGKVKGCKTPLQSFLGIAEQHGGPQNGTLITQTLSQANPTAITAEEYFNPNFELGNRDMGRPMELTTKTQKFKAKLWLCEEHPLSLCEQVAPIIDLMAVSNALFAKLRDFITLRLPPGFPVKIEIPIFHILNARITFGNLNGCDEPVPLVRGSPSSETPSPGSDSSSVSSSSSTTSCRGCEISPALFEAPRGYSVLGGQREVATRDDDDDLLQFAIQQSLLEAGSEYDQVTIWEALTNSKPGTHPMSYEGRRQDRSVPARPERVWRRLFPHLPHTCTENTRALSRCVWTLPHEHPSWPRGTMVPSSGTLLVSRWRLPPPPPVPDSGVGEQYSKRGLRAFTDPRQTECRGWGSRRLGGWAS, from the exons GTGGACATCGAGCAGCTGGATCCCCGTGGGCGGACTCCCCTGCACTTGGCCACCACCCTGGGGCACCTTGAGTGTGCCCGCGTGCTCCTGGCACACGGCGCAGATGTGGGCAGGGAGAATCGCAGCGGCTGGACAG TGCTTCAGGAAGCTGTGAGTACCCGGGACCTGGAGCTGGTGCAGCTGGTGCTGCGGTACCGGGACTACCAGCGGGTGGTGAAGCGGTTGGCAGGCATCCCTGTGCTCCTGGAGAAGCTGCGCAAG GCCCAGGACTTCTACGTGGAGATGAAATGGGAGTTCACTAGCTGGG TGCCCCTGGTGTCCAAGATCTGCCCCAGTGACACCTACAAAGTGTGGAAGAGTGGGCAGAACCTTCGGGTAGACACCACACTTCTGGGCTTTGACCACATGACGTGGCAGCGAGGGAACCGCAGCTTTGTCTTCAGGGGCCAAG AGACCCTGGCTCTGGCCGGGCAGGACCGTGAGCTACTGCTGGCTGCTGCCCAGCCCACCGAGGAGCAGGTGCTGAGCCGGCTCACCGCACCCGTCGTCACCACGCAGCTCGACACCAAGAACATTTCCTTTGAGAG GAACAAGACCGGCATCCTGGGCTGGCGCAGCGAGAAGACCGAGATGGTGAATGGGTATGAAGCCAAG GTATATGGGGCATCCAATGTGGAGCTCATCACCCGGACACGGACAGAGCATCTTTCAGAACAGCACAAGGGCAAGGTCAAAG GCTGTAAGACACCTCTGCAGTCCTTCCTGGGAATTGCTGAGCAGCATGGGGGCCCCCAAAAtggg ACCCTGATCACTCAGACTCTGAGCCAAGCCAACCCCACTGCCATCACCGCAGAAGAGTACTTCAATCCCAACTTTGAGCTTGGCAACCGTGACATGGGCCGACCCATGGAACTGACCACCAAGACACAGAA GTTCAAGGCCAAGCTGTGGCTGTGTGAGGAGCATCCCCTGTCCCTGTGTGAGCAGGTGGCCCCCATCATTGACCTCATGGCCGTCAGCAATGCACTTTTCGCCAAGCTCCGGGATTTCATTACCCTGCGCCTGCCTCCGGGATTCCCTGTCAAAATTG AAATCCCGATTTTCCACATCCTCAACGCCCGCATCACCTTCGGGAACCTCAATGGCTGCGATGAGCCAGTGCCGTTGGTGCGAGGCAGCCCCAGCAGCGAGACCCCTTCCCCAGGCAGTGACTCCTCCAGTGTCAGCAGCTCCAGTTCCACGA CCTCGTGCCGCGGCTGCGAGATCTCCCCCGCGTTGTTCGAGGCCCCACGCGGCTACAGCGTGCTGGGCGGCCAGCGAGAGGTCGCCACCCGCGACGACGATGACGACCTGCTGCAGTTCGCCATCCAGCAGAGCCTGCTTGAGGCGGGCAGTGAGTATGACCAG GTCACCATCTGGGAGGCGCTAACCAACAGCAAACCGGGCACTCACCCTATGTCCTACGAGGGTCGCCGACAGGACAGGTCAGTGCCCGCCCGTCCTGAGAGGGTTTGGAGACGCCtattcccccacctcccacacaCGTGCACAGAGAACACCAGGGCCCTGTCACGGTGCGTATGGACACTGCCGCATGAGCACCCCTCTTGGCCCAGAGGAACCATGGTACCGTCATCAGGGACCCTACTGGTTTCAAGATGGcgtctaccaccaccaccacccgttCCTGACTCAGGGGTGGGTGAGCAGTACTCCAAACGCGGCCTTAGAGCCTTCACAGACCCTCGCCAGACAGAATGTCGGGGCTGGGGTTCTAGAAGACTGGGAGGATGGGCTTCGTAG